The genomic DNA CAGACACACGAGTGTCAAGATCGGTTGCTTCCTTGATTTGCTTACTGAATTCAACACCGCTGCAAACACCTTCTGCAACCATGATGATACTGTGTTTTTTTCCACGCTCATGGCCACTTTTTAAGCGAGCTGCAATCTCATCCATATCATAACCAACTTCTGGTATAATGATTGTTTCAGCTCCTCCTGCTAAACCAGCCCAAAGAGCAATATCTCCTGCATCTCGACCCATAACTTCAATGATAAAAGCTCTATCATGAGAAGTAGCCGTATCGCGAATTTTGTCGACTGCATCAATTACCGTATTTAGAGCTGTATCAAATCCTATTGTATAATCTGTACCTGGTATATCATTATCAATTGTACCTGGTACACCAATACAAGGGAAGCCTTGCTCTGTTAATGCTTTTGCCCCTCTATAAGATCCATCGCCACCAACGACAACTAAACCTTCAATACCAAATTTCTTTAATTGTTCAATTCCTTTTTGCTGACCTTCTTTTGTTTTAAACTCCTCACAACGAGCAGAATAAAGCATGGTTCCTCCACGATGAATAATATCACCAACAGAACCTAGTTCTAACTTTTTGATATTTCCGCTAATTAAGCCAGAGTAGCCGTTGTATACTCCATAGACTTCCATATCATGAAAAATTGCTTTACGAACGACCGCACGTACAGCAGCGTTCATACCTGGTGAATCTCCACCACTTGTTAACACACCGATTCTTTTCAAAGCAAATCACCTCTGTATTGGATTGTTGAAGTATTATGTATAGTTAGAAGATGAATAATACGACATGTGATGCACTACTATTATTTACAGAATACCCGGGAATATTTCTAAAATACCATGAAGAAACAATGTTCTCAACTCTATCATAAACATAAAATCAATAGACGAAATAGTTTTTTTATTGAAAGCGCTTAATACTATCTTTTTTTTCTAAAAATGTTCATAATTCGATATTTACTGTCATTTTATTGGGATTTCTCTAAAAAAATAAGAAAGAGTGTGTCGAAACACACTCATCCATTTACACCTATATATTCGTGCAAAAATGTATATTTACCCATATTCTTGTATTTTTCATATCTTAATGCAAGCAGTTCATTTTCTGTTAGCTGTAACAACTGCTTTAGTGACTGTTGAATC from Robertmurraya sp. FSL R5-0851 includes the following:
- the pfkA gene encoding 6-phosphofructokinase, giving the protein MKRIGVLTSGGDSPGMNAAVRAVVRKAIFHDMEVYGVYNGYSGLISGNIKKLELGSVGDIIHRGGTMLYSARCEEFKTKEGQQKGIEQLKKFGIEGLVVVGGDGSYRGAKALTEQGFPCIGVPGTIDNDIPGTDYTIGFDTALNTVIDAVDKIRDTATSHDRAFIIEVMGRDAGDIALWAGLAGGAETIIIPEVGYDMDEIAARLKSGHERGKKHSIIMVAEGVCSGVEFSKQIKEATDLDTRVSVLGHIQRGGSPTAADRVLASRLGAFAVELLLQGKGGRAVGIEKNELIDHDIIEILTRKHSVNQSMYNLSKELSI